The segment AACCTTCAGGGTCTTTTTCATAGCAGTGTCCTCCTTGATGGAACTCTCTTTATTCTCATCCACTGCGGGCTGCGTGAGGGCAGCAGGCAGGGAAGCGGCGTTTTTGGGTGCACGGTCATGCTTGGTGCTGTGCACATCGAACAGATTCAGACGCAGGGCATTGCTCACCACGCAGAAGCTGGAAAGGCTCATGGCGGCGGCACCGAACATCGGGTTCAGGGTCAGGCCGAAGGGGATGAACACACCGGCCGCCAGCGGGATGCCGATGATGTTGTAGATAAAGGCCCAGAACAGATTTTCGTGGATGTTGCGCAGGGCAGCGCGGCTCAGGCGGATGGCAGCAGGTACGTCCGAAAGACGGGAGTTCATCAGCACCACGTCTGCCGCGTCAATGGCAACATCGGTGCCTGCGCCGATGGCAATGCCGGTGTCGGCACGGGTCAGAGCCGGGGCGTCGTTGATGCCATCGCCCACCATCGTCACCTTGCCGTAGGCCTGCAGCTGGCGGATGACAGCTTCCTTGCCGTCAGGCAGCACGCCTGCAATGACCTCGTCCACACCTGCCTGCCTGCCGATGGCGTCGGCAGTGCGCTGGTTGTCGCCGGTGAGCATCACCACGCGGATGCCCATGGCCTGCAGCTCCCGGATGGCACGGGGACTGTCCTCCTTGAGGGTGTCGGCCACTGCAATGATGCCCAGCAGATGGCCCGCCCCGCCGAAGAAGAGGGGAGTCTTGCCCTGTGCGGAGAGGGCTGCGGCCTTCTCCTGCAGCTGTGCAGGCACGGTGACTTTGGTACCAATAAAGGACGCGCTTCCGCCAAAGATCTCCACGCCGTCTAGCTTTGCAGCCAGACCGTTGCCCGGCAGTGCAGTAAAGTCGGATACCTCGGGGGCGGCGAGCTTCTGCTCGTCGGTGCAGGCCAGCACGGCCTTGGCCAGCGGATGCTCGCTCTTGCGTTCCAGTGCGGCGGCAAGGGTGAGCAGCTCGGTCTCGGAAACGCCACCGGCGGGCAGAATGTCGGTGACCTTGGGCTCACCGCTGGTGATGGTGCCGGTCTTGTCCAAAGCCACGATCTGGGTGCGGCCTGCAGCTTCCAGCGAAGCGGCGGTCTTGAACAGGATACCATTTTTGGCACCCAACCCGTTGCCTACCATGATGGCAACGGGCGTAGCCAGACCCAGCGCACAGGGACAGCTGATGACCAGCACGGAAATGCCGCGGGCCAGTGCATAGCCCAGCTCACGGCCCAGCAGCAGCCACACGATGGTGGTAATCACTGCAATGGAAATGACCGCAGGCACGAAGAAACCGGACACGGTATCGGCGATCTTTGCAATGGGGGCCTTGGTGGCAGCGGCATCGCTGACCATCTTGATGATCTGGGACAGGGTGGTGTCCTCGCCCACACGGGTGGCCTGACACCGGAGGAAGCCGGACTGGTTGGTGGTGGCGGCACTTACCTTATCGCCCTCGGCCTTGTCTACGGGGATGCTCTCGCCGGTCAGGGCGCTCTCATTCACGGCGCTGCTGCCTTCCAGCACGATGCCGTCCACGGGCACATTCTCGCCCGGGCGCACCACAAAGATGTCTCCCTTCTGCACCTGCTCGATGGGCACAGTCATTTCGGCACCGTCCCGCAGCAGGTTGGCGGTCTTGGGGGCCAGCTTCATCAGGCTCTTAAGGGCATCGGTGGTCTTGCCCTTGGAACGGGCTTCCAGCATTTTGCCCACCGTGATGAGGGTCAAAATCATGGCAGCCGATTCGAAGTAGAACTCCATCATATAGTGCATGACCAGCTCATTGTTGCCGTCCACCTGAGCGCGGGTCATGGCGAACAGGGCGTAGGTGCTCCACACAAAGCTTGCCATGGAGCCCATGGCCACCAGCGTATCCATGTTGGGAGCGCCGTGGAGTAGCCCTTTGAAGCCGCTGATGAAGAATTTCTGGTTGATGACCATTACGATGCCTGCCAGCAGGAGCTGCACAAGGCCCATGGCAATGTGGTTGCCATCAAACCAGTGGGGCAGGGGCCAGCCCCACATCATGTGCCCCATGGAAAAGTACATCAGCACCAGCAGAAAGCCCAGTGATGCGATCAGGCGGCGCTTGAGCTTGGGGGTCTCGTGGTCGGTCAGGGCATCAAGGTCGGCACTGGTGCCGGGCGCAGCCGAAGCCGTCCCCGCCTTTTTGGGGCTGGCACCGTAGCCTGCATCCTGCACGGCCCGGATGATAGCGGCGTCGGATGCTGTGCCTTCCACACCCATGGAGTTGGTCAGCAGGCTCACCGAGCAGCTGGTGACGCCGGGCACCTTCTTCACGGCCTTTTCCACCCGGGCAGAGCAGGCCGCGCAGCTCATGCCGGTAACATTGAATTGTTCCATAAAATCTCACTCCTGCGTTCAGTATGCTTGTAAAAGGAGCTTTTTATTTCATGAGCTTGGGCAGAAGCTTTATCAGTTCGTCCAGCTTTTCCTCGCTGCCCGCGCGCAGGTCGTCAGCGACGCAG is part of the Faecalibacterium sp. HTF-F genome and harbors:
- a CDS encoding heavy metal translocating P-type ATPase, whose translation is MEQFNVTGMSCAACSARVEKAVKKVPGVTSCSVSLLTNSMGVEGTASDAAIIRAVQDAGYGASPKKAGTASAAPGTSADLDALTDHETPKLKRRLIASLGFLLVLMYFSMGHMMWGWPLPHWFDGNHIAMGLVQLLLAGIVMVINQKFFISGFKGLLHGAPNMDTLVAMGSMASFVWSTYALFAMTRAQVDGNNELVMHYMMEFYFESAAMILTLITVGKMLEARSKGKTTDALKSLMKLAPKTANLLRDGAEMTVPIEQVQKGDIFVVRPGENVPVDGIVLEGSSAVNESALTGESIPVDKAEGDKVSAATTNQSGFLRCQATRVGEDTTLSQIIKMVSDAAATKAPIAKIADTVSGFFVPAVISIAVITTIVWLLLGRELGYALARGISVLVISCPCALGLATPVAIMVGNGLGAKNGILFKTAASLEAAGRTQIVALDKTGTITSGEPKVTDILPAGGVSETELLTLAAALERKSEHPLAKAVLACTDEQKLAAPEVSDFTALPGNGLAAKLDGVEIFGGSASFIGTKVTVPAQLQEKAAALSAQGKTPLFFGGAGHLLGIIAVADTLKEDSPRAIRELQAMGIRVVMLTGDNQRTADAIGRQAGVDEVIAGVLPDGKEAVIRQLQAYGKVTMVGDGINDAPALTRADTGIAIGAGTDVAIDAADVVLMNSRLSDVPAAIRLSRAALRNIHENLFWAFIYNIIGIPLAAGVFIPFGLTLNPMFGAAAMSLSSFCVVSNALRLNLFDVHSTKHDRAPKNAASLPAALTQPAVDENKESSIKEDTAMKKTLKVEGMMCGHCEARVKKALEALPEVTEAVVSHEAGTAIVTLNADVADDVLKKAVEDQDYPVTDIQ